GCTCGGCAGACGTCTTCGCCATCCAGGAGACCAAGCTCCAGGAGGGGCAGGTGGACCTTGACATCCCGGGCTACGTGCAGACCTGGAGCTTCGCCAAGCGCAAGGGCTACTCAGGCACGGCGGTCTTCAGCAGGGAGGAGCCCCTGCAGGTGGTGCGCCAGATAGGATCTCCCGTGGCAGAGGACGAGGGTCGCGTCTGCGCCTTGGAGTTCACAGGCTACTGGTTCGTGAATGTCTACACGCCTAACTCGAAGAACGGTCTGGCCCGCCTCGACGAGCGCATGCTGTGGGACGAGCGCTACCGTAGCTTCCTGGCCGGACTCGCCAAAGAGAAGCCGGTCGTGAGCTGTGGGGACTTCAACGTCGCACACGAGGAGATAGACCTCAAGAACCCCGACACCAACCACCAGAACGCTGGTTTCTCGGATCAGGAGCGCGAGGGCTTCACGCGCCTTCTGGACGCTGGCTTCACGGACAGCTTCCGTAAGCTCTATCCCGATCGAGCGGATGCCTACAGCTGGTGGAGCTACCGCATGCGCGCCCGCGAGAGAAACGTGGGTTGGCGCATCGACTACTTCCTTGTGAGCGACGACGCGGCTGGTCGCATTACGGGGGCATCCATACTCGATGATGTCTACGGCAGCGACCACTGTCCCGTGGAGCTACGCATCAGGCTGTAGGGCCGTGGGGCGGGCGTGGGGCGGGCACTCGCACGCGACCGTTTGTGCTCCTCAGGGCGTGGGGCGGGTGCTTGACGCGACCGTTCGTGCTCCTCAGGGCGTGGGGCGGCGCAACGAAGGCAGGGGTATGCGGGCACGCTCACGCGCGACTCACGGCACGACAGCGCGACGTAGCGCCTCAAGGAAGCTGTCCGCGTCCGTTGTTGCGATGAGCTCCTGCGGAAAGTGCAGGTCCTCAAGCAGGCCGCGCACCCGCCCAAGACGACCAACGTCGTAGCTGATGTGGGCATCGGAGCCCGTCGAGACCATGCAGCCAAGCTCGGCCGCCCGACTCGCGATCGCACGACACGAGGCCGCAGCCTCGGTATGGTTGGCAAGGGTGGCCTCGTTTATCTCGACCATCTTGCCACGCTCCCTAGCAGACATGAGCACGGCGTCAACGTCAAAGGGAACTCCCGATCGTCCCAGATGGCCCAGGATGAGAACCTTTGGGTCCTCGAGCGCCCGTAGGTACATCTCGGTGGTCTTCGCGAGCGTCGCGCCCTTGGTGAAGTCATCGTTGTGAACCGAGGCGATCACGTAGTCACAGTCTTTGAACACGCGTTCCTTGAGCGTGGTGGACTCAGGAAGGAGCGTGCCGTTTATCTCCCGATCGACCGCAACGTCCCAGCCAAAGAGGTGACCCTCGAGGTCCACGATGTCCGCCTCACAGCCATGTAGCAGGCGTACGCCACACCACTCGCGTGGCCAACAGTGGTAGTTGATGAAGTACTGATGGTCGCGCAGATCATGCACATGCGCCCGCCTCGTGTCTTCGACCTCAGGAAACAACATCGACGAGTAGTGGTCGGTGGAGCCAAGGAGCCCTATG
The DNA window shown above is from Olsenella sp. oral taxon 807 and carries:
- a CDS encoding exodeoxyribonuclease III, with amino-acid sequence MSDTPSTPTTDSDTDASELTLVSWNVNGLRAVLKKEPSFAEVFNSCSADVFAIQETKLQEGQVDLDIPGYVQTWSFAKRKGYSGTAVFSREEPLQVVRQIGSPVAEDEGRVCALEFTGYWFVNVYTPNSKNGLARLDERMLWDERYRSFLAGLAKEKPVVSCGDFNVAHEEIDLKNPDTNHQNAGFSDQEREGFTRLLDAGFTDSFRKLYPDRADAYSWWSYRMRARERNVGWRIDYFLVSDDAAGRITGASILDDVYGSDHCPVELRIRL
- a CDS encoding phosphatase; this translates as MLHIRCDTHTHTIYSRHAYSTVEENVRAAAELGIGLLGSTDHYSSMLFPEVEDTRRAHVHDLRDHQYFINYHCWPREWCGVRLLHGCEADIVDLEGHLFGWDVAVDREINGTLLPESTTLKERVFKDCDYVIASVHNDDFTKGATLAKTTEMYLRALEDPKVLILGHLGRSGVPFDVDAVLMSARERGKMVEINEATLANHTEAAASCRAIASRAAELGCMVSTGSDAHISYDVGRLGRVRGLLEDLHFPQELIATTDADSFLEALRRAVVP